The segment CAAAGCGGTTGTGGGAGGTGACTTGGCGTGATCGTGCGGTGCTTTGAAGGGCGATCTATGTCCGAAGTGATGGAACGGGTGCGACGGGAACTGGGCGATGACGCCGTCATCCTGCACACGCAACAGCGCAAAGGCTTTTGGCCGTGGCTGCGGCGCCTCCCATCGGTGCGGGTGTGGGCGGCGCTGAGCGCCCGTCCGATGACGCCGTCGGAAAACGGCGATGCCGGTCGGAAGGCGGCAGCCCTCACTGTGACGGGGCAATCCGGCTCAGAAGCGCCTCAACCGCCCGCCAAAGGCGCCAGTCAACGCCGACGGTCTCCTCGGGCAAAGGGCAAAACGGTTGCAAACTCCAACGCTTTAGCGGAACTGTCCTTACGCATGGAGCGGCAACTCCAGTTGCTGACCGCGACACTCTGGCAACGCGAAGCGGCAGCGGCACCTATCGGCGTGCTTAGCGCCCTTTGGCAATGCGGCGTGGATTTGGAGACGCTCCAAAGCCTCTGCGACGGGGTGCAACTGCCGTCCGACGAAAACGACCTCATGTCGTGGTTGCACGAAATGTTGCGCAACTATTTGCCCGTCACAGGCGGTGTGTCCCCCACGACGAAAACGGCGGTGTTGGTCGGTCCGACAGGCGTAGGGAAGACGACCACTGTCGCCAAAATCGCTGCCCACCAATTGATGCAGCGCCGACGCCGTGTGGCGTTGGTGACGGTAGATGTGTTTCGCATCGGCGCCGTTCAACAACTGGAAACTTACGCGCGGTTGATGGGC is part of the bacterium HR17 genome and harbors:
- the flhF gene encoding Flagellar biosynthesis protein FlhF, with translation MIVRCFEGRSMSEVMERVRRELGDDAVILHTQQRKGFWPWLRRLPSVRVWAALSARPMTPSENGDAGRKAAALTVTGQSGSEAPQPPAKGASQRRRSPRAKGKTVANSNALAELSLRMERQLQLLTATLWQREAAAAPIGVLSALWQCGVDLETLQSLCDGVQLPSDENDLMSWLHEMLRNYLPVTGGVSPTTKTAVLVGPTGVGKTTTVAKIAAHQLMQRRRRVALVTVDVFRIGAVQQLETYARLMGLPFFVATLPDEAERCVLQARQVADLILVDTIGRSPKQTEQLTALWELVAATNPDEVYLTLPANGNPADLALAGEQFAIFCPTSLIVTKLDEATQPGVLVNLTRRLRLPIAYITVGQNVPDDLEIPTSDRLATWVLAPLTKRLTPAEVTGDA